One window of the Chitinophaga niabensis genome contains the following:
- a CDS encoding DUF6223 family protein yields the protein MSLRCMLSACLIIGLAFATTENAFSQTPSDETSSTVTGITAGRARSIITAVAGLISLIIGWRAKTRPAGTGRSAAITALVLGVLCVIFSIVQLSTTTGGFGTGGGKAGAIVAFALGMTGIILSGMALRTKKE from the coding sequence ATGAGCCTACGATGCATGCTATCGGCGTGTTTAATTATTGGATTAGCATTTGCAACAACGGAAAATGCATTTTCACAAACGCCTTCCGATGAAACATCATCAACCGTTACCGGCATTACAGCTGGGCGGGCGAGATCTATTATTACCGCAGTGGCAGGGCTTATCAGCCTTATCATTGGCTGGCGTGCCAAGACCCGCCCCGCCGGCACCGGACGGTCAGCAGCCATAACAGCCCTGGTGCTTGGAGTGCTCTGCGTTATATTCAGTATAGTGCAATTGAGCACCACTACCGGTGGTTTCGGTACCGGCGGAGGAAAAGCCGGAGCTATCGTTGCCTTTGCGCTCGGAATGACAGGTATTATACTCTCAGGAATGGCACTTCGTACTAAAAAAGAATAA
- a CDS encoding helix-turn-helix domain-containing protein: MNYQTIAPPKDLANFVQFFWALEGSATAENPFFHRVLAESSPEWVFYCKGQFQLYTTIPGQRTTMLSGVSGQMQHFKKLFSLNDFRLFGVYLFPYAIPLVFGIPANALSDEAVDTPTLLGREGQLLEQKIYEAADHQLRAKIMSQFIRQRLAKNRELTDPVFTPIRQILFSSTALSIPSLADDCYLSRRQFERKFLQYAGYSPKQFQRIARFNTVIKKFEERPMLLTEMAYDCGYYDQSHFIHDFRLFSGYNPKAFFKNQKAATDYRAFEEFSPWSEE, encoded by the coding sequence ATGAACTATCAAACAATTGCTCCTCCAAAAGATCTCGCAAACTTTGTGCAGTTCTTTTGGGCATTGGAAGGATCGGCTACAGCCGAAAACCCTTTCTTTCACCGGGTACTGGCTGAGAGTTCTCCCGAATGGGTGTTTTATTGCAAAGGACAATTCCAATTATACACAACTATTCCGGGACAGCGTACCACGATGCTTTCAGGTGTATCAGGACAAATGCAGCATTTCAAAAAACTTTTTTCCCTGAACGATTTCCGCCTGTTTGGTGTTTATCTTTTCCCCTATGCTATTCCACTCGTTTTTGGAATACCCGCCAATGCGCTCAGCGATGAAGCAGTAGATACCCCAACCCTGCTTGGCAGAGAAGGACAGTTGCTGGAACAAAAGATATATGAAGCTGCCGATCACCAACTGCGTGCAAAAATAATGTCCCAATTTATTCGTCAGCGGCTGGCAAAGAACCGCGAGTTAACAGATCCTGTTTTTACACCTATCAGGCAGATACTTTTTTCTTCCACTGCATTGTCTATTCCCTCACTGGCAGATGATTGTTATTTGTCACGCAGGCAGTTTGAAAGAAAATTCCTTCAATATGCCGGGTACAGCCCTAAACAATTCCAGCGGATTGCCCGGTTCAACACAGTTATAAAAAAATTTGAAGAACGGCCAATGCTACTGACAGAAATGGCGTATGATTGCGGTTATTACGATCAGTCTCATTTCATTCATGACTTCCGGTTATTCTCCGGATACAATCCAAAAGCTTTTTTCAAAAACCAAAAAGCGGCAACTGATTACAGGGCTTTTGAGGAATTCAGTCCCTGGTCTGAAGAGTGA
- a CDS encoding glycoside hydrolase family 28 protein: MKFRNVLLLLLFTSFSFHAAGKDFNILDFGATKDTGKLSTVAINKAVAACFKAGGGRVIIPAGHFKSGTITLLNNVELFLERGAVLYASTNHHDFPRQQQPKYRSQKDPGGWYALIYAEGASNIGISGFGTIDGQGARQVPRPGPKGAVHEDRDGRPRNILFISCRKISVQDITMQNSGIWNQHYLDCENVVVHNIRVYNHSNRNNDAIDIDGCRQVVISDCIMDTDDDGITLKSTGAAPCEDVAVTNCIVSSFCAAIKCGTESTGGFKNILISNCIIKPSACPTEPIFRTPRIGQVGIALEIVDGGIMDGITVSNIVIEGTECPIYVRLGNRARKHTEEAPEPGRGTMRNVSLSDINVYNAGNYCSSITGIPGSPIENITLNNIRIINRGGLRQGEYTSDPLKVPELEKEYPAPDRWRNLPSSGFFIRHVKHISLNDVTLGSLAADPRIPVIADDVEELKISDLQTDRPDTAVLQQLNVRNFKQR, translated from the coding sequence ATGAAATTCAGAAATGTATTATTGTTATTGCTCTTTACCTCGTTCTCATTCCATGCAGCAGGAAAAGATTTTAACATCCTCGATTTTGGTGCAACAAAGGATACCGGTAAACTGAGCACAGTGGCCATTAATAAAGCAGTCGCCGCCTGTTTTAAAGCCGGAGGTGGAAGGGTGATCATTCCTGCCGGTCATTTTAAAAGCGGCACTATTACTTTATTGAACAACGTAGAGCTCTTCCTGGAACGGGGTGCAGTGTTGTATGCGAGTACTAATCATCACGATTTTCCGCGTCAGCAGCAACCCAAATACCGGTCTCAAAAAGATCCCGGCGGCTGGTACGCCCTGATCTATGCTGAAGGTGCCAGCAACATTGGCATAAGCGGTTTTGGAACCATAGACGGCCAGGGCGCCAGGCAGGTACCACGGCCCGGCCCCAAAGGAGCTGTTCATGAAGACCGGGATGGAAGGCCCAGGAATATCCTGTTCATATCCTGCCGGAAAATTTCTGTGCAGGACATTACCATGCAAAACTCCGGCATCTGGAACCAGCATTACCTGGATTGTGAAAATGTTGTGGTTCATAATATCCGTGTTTACAATCACAGCAACAGGAATAATGATGCGATAGATATAGACGGATGCAGGCAGGTGGTGATATCCGATTGCATCATGGATACAGATGATGATGGTATCACCCTCAAAAGCACAGGAGCAGCGCCCTGCGAAGATGTTGCTGTCACCAATTGCATCGTGAGCAGCTTTTGCGCCGCCATCAAATGCGGCACGGAGTCCACAGGAGGTTTTAAAAACATCCTGATCAGCAATTGTATTATAAAACCCTCAGCATGCCCTACGGAACCTATATTCAGAACACCACGTATAGGACAGGTAGGCATTGCACTCGAAATTGTTGATGGAGGAATAATGGATGGCATAACCGTGAGTAATATTGTTATAGAGGGAACGGAATGCCCCATTTATGTGAGGCTGGGCAACAGGGCCCGCAAGCATACAGAAGAAGCGCCGGAGCCAGGCCGCGGCACCATGCGTAATGTTTCCTTATCGGATATTAATGTATATAACGCCGGTAATTATTGCTCTTCCATTACCGGCATTCCCGGTTCACCTATTGAGAATATAACGTTGAACAATATCCGTATCATCAACAGGGGCGGCCTCCGGCAAGGAGAATATACCAGTGATCCGTTAAAGGTACCGGAGCTGGAAAAAGAGTATCCGGCGCCGGACAGATGGCGTAACCTGCCCAGCTCAGGCTTTTTTATCCGACATGTGAAGCACATCAGCCTGAATGATGTTACGCTCGGGTCACTGGCTGCTGATCCCCGGATACCTGTGATTGCCGATGACGTGGAGGAGCTGAAAATTTCAGATCTGCAAACCGATAGACCGGATACAGCAGTTTTACAACAGTTAAATGTCAGGAACTTTAAGCAGCGATAG
- a CDS encoding RagB/SusD family nutrient uptake outer membrane protein yields MNNIHSKKLAALIGLFVLAISLNSCKKFLTLSPDSAFDDTYVFGSVNDAYGAVLGTYATLAGDRGYGGRIQYYFSNDCDESYCNASNTVAIGGDNGAKALCRYNALATNTELDAEWNIYYAGIDRANQCIKNIPKMHLYTSGSDNDKASLRRLHGEALTLRAQFFFDIIKFWGDVPAPYIPSIDAPDLNLPATNRDSIYDHILNDLAMAATLLPWRGDPGVTIDERITKGAAKALRARIALFRAGYSLRAASKKMERPSDYIKYYQIARDECNDIMLSGKHKLNPSFMAVFKDNFNAHKIEPNGEVLFQVGLSGGNGVSDGRVGFIDGTRVNGNGSGSSWALPTYFYKFDSLDIRRDVTIASYAINGSGQYVGIATVYGPFVMAKFRRDWHSNPATPANSNFAYTGISWPMIRYSDVLLMFAEAENELNQAPTAAAITAFKQVRVRGFNGDESKMGTIPADYAGFFKAITDERMFELGGEGLRKWDLIRWNLISTVFADTRDKLEKFRLRQAPFTNMPARMYFLNNSTTGIVYSASYYQPSAANPPAGYSSVNWASAYGNTFASDWAGSFVANQREILPYGPQTLSSNPSLRQGYGY; encoded by the coding sequence ATGAACAATATTCATTCAAAAAAACTGGCGGCTCTTATAGGATTATTCGTCCTGGCCATTTCACTTAATTCGTGCAAGAAATTCTTAACACTGAGCCCTGATTCCGCTTTTGATGACACTTATGTTTTTGGCAGTGTGAATGATGCTTATGGCGCCGTATTAGGCACCTATGCAACGCTCGCCGGCGACAGGGGATATGGCGGAAGGATCCAGTACTACTTTTCCAACGATTGTGATGAATCCTACTGTAATGCCAGTAATACTGTAGCCATTGGCGGTGATAACGGAGCGAAGGCACTTTGCCGGTATAATGCACTGGCCACTAATACAGAGCTGGACGCGGAATGGAATATCTATTACGCAGGGATCGACCGTGCCAATCAATGTATCAAGAACATTCCAAAGATGCATTTATACACCAGTGGCTCAGATAACGATAAAGCAAGCCTGAGAAGGCTGCATGGCGAAGCACTGACGCTAAGGGCACAATTCTTCTTCGACATTATTAAATTCTGGGGAGATGTGCCGGCTCCTTATATTCCTTCCATAGACGCACCCGATCTCAACCTGCCGGCAACAAACAGGGATTCCATCTACGATCATATCCTGAATGATCTGGCGATGGCCGCCACGCTTTTACCATGGCGCGGCGATCCGGGCGTTACTATAGATGAGCGGATCACCAAAGGAGCAGCAAAAGCACTCAGGGCAAGGATTGCGCTGTTCAGAGCAGGATATTCACTGCGGGCTGCATCTAAGAAAATGGAGCGGCCTTCCGATTACATTAAATATTACCAGATAGCCCGGGATGAATGCAATGATATTATGCTTTCCGGCAAACATAAGCTGAACCCCAGCTTCATGGCAGTGTTCAAGGATAATTTCAACGCGCACAAGATAGAACCTAATGGAGAAGTATTGTTCCAGGTAGGACTGTCTGGCGGAAACGGTGTTTCAGACGGCAGGGTGGGCTTTATCGATGGTACCCGCGTAAACGGCAATGGCAGTGGTTCCAGCTGGGCGCTACCTACTTATTTTTATAAGTTCGACAGCCTGGATATAAGAAGAGATGTTACTATCGCCAGCTATGCCATCAACGGATCAGGGCAGTATGTTGGTATCGCCACTGTTTACGGGCCTTTTGTGATGGCAAAGTTCAGGAGGGACTGGCATTCCAATCCCGCTACACCAGCCAACAGCAACTTTGCTTATACAGGCATCAGCTGGCCGATGATCCGTTATTCGGATGTGCTATTGATGTTTGCGGAAGCAGAGAATGAACTCAACCAGGCACCTACAGCAGCAGCTATTACCGCCTTTAAGCAGGTGCGCGTAAGAGGGTTCAATGGTGACGAAAGTAAAATGGGCACTATTCCTGCTGACTATGCCGGTTTTTTCAAAGCCATTACCGATGAACGGATGTTTGAATTAGGTGGTGAAGGATTAAGGAAGTGGGACCTCATCCGCTGGAACCTGATCAGCACCGTATTTGCTGACACCCGTGATAAGCTGGAGAAATTCAGGCTGCGGCAGGCTCCTTTCACCAATATGCCTGCCAGGATGTATTTCCTCAATAATTCAACCACCGGCATTGTGTATTCTGCCAGCTATTACCAACCTTCTGCTGCTAATCCGCCTGCAGGTTATTCAAGTGTGAACTGGGCATCAGCATATGGAAATACTTTCGCGAGCGACTGGGCTGGAAGCTTTGTGGCCAATCAGAGAGAGATCCTCCCTTATGGTCCTCAAACACTTAGCAGCAATCCCAGCCTTCGCCAGGGATATGGATATTAA
- a CDS encoding SusC/RagA family TonB-linked outer membrane protein, giving the protein MLKFLPMFWRVLCVSAGIQYLFITASAQQPASPPPAANVVSGHVTNEKGEPMAGITVTEKGTANFSQTDIRGDFRIRISKTPATLVFSAINLATKEVQVTAGQVLNISLADQAKELNDVVVIGYATQRRRDLTGSVSSVSASQIKDIPLSSAMQALQGRLAGVNISTTEGGPGAAVTIKVRGGGSITQDNTPLYVVDGIQVEDALSKIAPQDIESVDVLKDAAATSIYGARGANGVVIITTKGGKPMKTVVAYNYFYGVNKLAKKFDVMNPKEFIEYNWEKTRNTLADSSAFTSQYGNSWVGLDSIRNAQHIDWQDLTFGKNAPLQTHNVSITGGDKFTTFNISYTNNNEKSVMINSSYLRNLLNLRLDHTVSDKFKVGLNVVYNDQEINGPGTSASGNVTNNRLRNSIKYRPFLVNSEDPNASNDAAYFAQTNATGYYLINPIEFSNASYRRNRAVNTTISSYLQYALTKYLSLRITGGINKTEGKLNTFDDYITWNAITNSAGKPIINIVNSSMMSVNENAVLSFNNSAFKSDFHKNNAINALIGQEIYQLSSNSQTDQVRYFPVGITPQKAFSQLSLGTSTPLYPASTDAKSRIVSFFTRIGYTHKNKYLATFNLRADGSSKFAPGKQWGYFPSASVAWRISNEDFFNKNNFASDVKLRVSYGLAGNNRIGDFLYASLFRSNATPYSLNNTLIPGYAIANLANPNLKWETTLSRNIGLDVSLFNNLFQVSLDAYLNDVRDLLINVPIAANSGFSTQLQNVGSVRNRGLELQLSTTPISNNDFKWNINFNISTNRNEIIKLSNVSNQYFASSGWGPGNEYLVKVGQPVGTIFGYESDGMYTLNDFDYNPANGAYVLKKGVADNTASVGIPAPGTKKLKDRTGDGIVNADDRTILGSAQPKFTGGLNNQLTYKRFDLSVFVNFVYGNKILNGDKVEFSNAYAGSFSNLTGIMNDRWKTIDANGNAVQWVVNVAGKTLPAGASPEVLGAINKDAKIWQPIKGGNYLLLDSWAVEDGSFLRFSNITLGYNLPVESLLKKKISSLRVYATVNNAGIITKYTGLDPEVSTKNSNYVTPGVDSSPYPRSRTFIAGINVKF; this is encoded by the coding sequence ATGTTAAAATTCTTACCTATGTTCTGGCGGGTTTTGTGTGTTTCCGCAGGAATACAATATCTCTTCATCACAGCATCTGCTCAACAGCCAGCCAGTCCTCCACCGGCTGCTAATGTCGTCAGCGGGCATGTTACCAACGAAAAAGGTGAGCCAATGGCGGGAATCACAGTCACGGAAAAAGGTACGGCCAATTTTTCACAGACAGACATCCGTGGCGATTTCCGCATCCGCATCTCGAAAACGCCGGCTACGCTGGTGTTTTCGGCCATCAACTTAGCTACTAAAGAAGTGCAGGTAACTGCCGGCCAGGTACTGAATATATCCCTGGCAGACCAGGCAAAGGAACTGAACGATGTGGTAGTGATAGGTTATGCTACCCAGCGGCGGCGTGACCTCACAGGTTCTGTATCATCCGTCAGCGCCTCGCAGATAAAAGACATTCCGCTCAGCTCTGCCATGCAGGCATTGCAGGGCAGGCTCGCCGGCGTTAATATTTCAACAACGGAAGGAGGCCCGGGCGCAGCCGTTACCATCAAAGTAAGAGGTGGTGGCTCTATCACGCAGGATAATACCCCATTGTATGTAGTAGATGGTATCCAGGTAGAAGACGCACTTTCAAAAATAGCCCCGCAGGATATTGAATCTGTGGATGTATTGAAGGATGCCGCCGCCACTTCCATCTACGGGGCCAGGGGAGCTAACGGGGTTGTTATTATCACCACCAAAGGCGGCAAACCCATGAAAACAGTGGTGGCCTATAACTATTTCTATGGAGTTAATAAGCTGGCGAAAAAATTTGATGTGATGAACCCGAAAGAGTTCATCGAATACAACTGGGAAAAAACAAGGAATACCCTGGCTGACAGCAGTGCCTTTACTTCCCAATATGGCAACAGCTGGGTAGGACTGGATTCCATCAGGAATGCACAGCATATAGACTGGCAGGACCTTACCTTCGGAAAGAATGCTCCTCTTCAAACCCATAATGTGAGCATCACCGGAGGAGATAAGTTCACCACTTTCAACATCAGCTACACCAATAACAATGAGAAAAGTGTAATGATCAATTCCAGCTATTTAAGGAATCTCCTGAACCTGCGCCTTGATCACACCGTTTCGGATAAATTCAAAGTAGGGCTGAACGTGGTTTATAACGACCAGGAGATCAATGGCCCCGGAACAAGCGCATCCGGCAATGTAACCAACAACCGTCTGCGCAATTCCATTAAATACAGGCCCTTCCTGGTTAATTCAGAAGATCCCAACGCTTCAAACGATGCAGCTTATTTTGCACAGACAAATGCCACAGGCTATTACCTCATCAACCCCATCGAATTTTCGAATGCATCTTACCGGCGCAACCGTGCTGTGAATACCACCATCAGTTCCTATCTGCAATACGCACTCACTAAATACCTGTCGTTACGCATCACCGGTGGCATCAACAAAACGGAAGGAAAGCTGAACACGTTCGATGATTACATAACCTGGAATGCGATCACCAACAGCGCAGGAAAGCCTATCATCAATATCGTGAACAGCAGTATGATGTCTGTTAACGAGAATGCCGTATTGAGCTTTAACAACAGCGCATTCAAGTCTGATTTTCATAAGAACAATGCTATCAATGCACTGATAGGTCAGGAGATCTACCAGCTTTCTTCCAATTCACAGACTGACCAGGTAAGATATTTCCCTGTAGGTATTACACCGCAAAAAGCATTTTCCCAACTAAGCCTCGGTACCTCCACTCCCCTGTACCCTGCTTCCACAGATGCCAAAAGCAGGATCGTTTCCTTCTTTACCAGGATAGGGTATACGCATAAGAATAAATACCTGGCCACATTCAACCTGCGGGCAGATGGCTCTTCAAAGTTTGCTCCGGGCAAACAATGGGGATATTTCCCATCAGCATCTGTTGCCTGGCGCATTTCCAACGAAGATTTCTTTAACAAAAACAACTTTGCCTCAGATGTTAAACTCCGTGTGAGCTATGGCCTGGCAGGTAACAACCGGATCGGTGATTTCCTGTACGCTTCCCTGTTCAGGTCCAACGCCACTCCCTACAGCCTGAACAATACCCTGATCCCGGGTTATGCCATTGCTAACCTGGCGAATCCTAACCTCAAATGGGAAACTACTTTATCGCGCAATATAGGATTGGACGTGAGCCTCTTTAATAACCTTTTCCAGGTAAGCCTGGACGCTTATCTGAATGATGTGCGGGACCTGCTGATCAATGTGCCCATTGCTGCCAACTCGGGATTCAGCACACAATTGCAGAATGTAGGCAGCGTGCGGAACCGCGGACTGGAATTACAATTGAGCACAACGCCCATTTCAAATAATGATTTTAAGTGGAACATCAATTTCAATATCTCCACTAACCGGAATGAGATCATCAAATTATCCAATGTTTCCAACCAATACTTTGCCAGCTCCGGCTGGGGGCCGGGTAATGAATACCTGGTAAAGGTAGGGCAGCCCGTAGGTACTATTTTTGGCTATGAGTCTGATGGTATGTACACCCTGAATGATTTTGATTACAATCCCGCCAATGGCGCGTATGTATTGAAGAAAGGTGTGGCAGACAATACAGCCTCCGTAGGGATCCCTGCTCCGGGAACAAAGAAACTAAAGGACCGGACCGGTGATGGCATCGTAAATGCAGATGACCGCACTATCCTTGGCAGTGCACAACCAAAATTCACCGGCGGCTTGAATAACCAGCTTACCTACAAAAGATTTGATCTGAGTGTATTCGTCAACTTTGTGTATGGAAATAAAATACTGAATGGCGATAAGGTGGAATTCAGTAATGCCTATGCAGGCAGTTTTTCCAACCTTACCGGTATCATGAACGATCGGTGGAAGACCATAGATGCAAATGGCAATGCTGTTCAATGGGTAGTAAATGTAGCTGGCAAAACATTACCTGCCGGTGCATCTCCGGAAGTACTGGGTGCCATCAACAAGGACGCAAAGATCTGGCAGCCTATCAAAGGAGGCAATTACCTGTTGCTCGATTCCTGGGCTGTTGAAGACGGCTCTTTCCTCCGCTTCAGTAATATAACACTTGGATACAACTTACCGGTGGAATCCCTGCTAAAGAAAAAGATCAGCAGCCTGCGGGTGTATGCTACGGTAAACAATGCCGGTATTATCACAAAATACACTGGTCTTGATCCTGAGGTGAGCACCAAAAATTCCAATTATGTAACGCCTGGTGTAGACTCTTCTCCTTACCCACGCAGCAGAACATTCATTGCCGGTATTAATGTTAAATTCTAG
- a CDS encoding sugar phosphate isomerase/epimerase family protein produces MNNNFELRIMATNWGFPGTIDEFCHKAKKEGYDGIEVLWSSEKEAQEALFTALKKHQLEVGILCAGFDSHFPRHLEQFIMMMDEAATQTIQRPLYINCHSGRDFFSYEQNKAFIDHTIQLSRQTGIDICHETHRARILYSAPTARHYIDTIPGLRITFDVSHWCNVSETLLEDQQETVDLALARVDHIHARIGHPEGPQVNDPRAPEWEPALNAHLSWWDKVVEAKKKAGKNLTILTEFGPPDYMPTLPYTRDPLSDQWAINVHMMQLLRKRYQ; encoded by the coding sequence ATGAACAACAATTTTGAGCTCAGGATCATGGCTACCAATTGGGGCTTCCCTGGTACCATCGATGAATTTTGCCATAAAGCAAAAAAGGAAGGATATGATGGAATTGAAGTCCTGTGGTCCTCCGAAAAGGAAGCACAGGAAGCATTATTTACTGCACTGAAGAAACATCAGCTGGAAGTAGGCATACTGTGCGCAGGTTTCGACAGCCATTTTCCCAGGCATCTTGAACAGTTTATAATGATGATGGATGAAGCGGCTACTCAAACCATCCAGCGGCCGCTGTATATTAATTGCCATTCCGGAAGGGATTTTTTCAGCTATGAGCAGAACAAAGCTTTCATTGATCATACCATACAGTTATCCAGGCAAACGGGCATTGATATCTGTCATGAAACACATCGTGCAAGGATACTGTATTCCGCACCGACGGCGAGGCATTATATAGATACCATTCCCGGGCTGCGTATTACTTTCGATGTATCGCACTGGTGTAATGTAAGTGAAACTTTGCTGGAGGATCAGCAGGAAACTGTTGATCTTGCATTGGCACGTGTGGATCATATTCATGCACGCATCGGCCATCCGGAAGGCCCACAGGTAAATGATCCCAGGGCTCCGGAATGGGAACCGGCACTGAACGCGCATCTCAGCTGGTGGGATAAAGTGGTGGAAGCAAAAAAGAAAGCGGGTAAAAATCTTACCATACTGACTGAATTTGGCCCGCCCGATTATATGCCTACGCTTCCGTACACACGGGATCCTTTGTCTGATCAATGGGCTATTAATGTGCATATGATGCAATTGCTGCGGAAACGATATCAGTAA
- a CDS encoding glycoside hydrolase family 26 protein, which yields MKITILKLFALVLLNSSCAKQENKITREPASRANMLMGANPKLNKSTDSLLRFIQNLKNQPGKRILAGQNSNISHKTQYKLGDDQIIHPFAQATGKYPAIVGSDFNDIDNWNYHSPFLKDLNKLHDCIIEICGGLNNPGVSSGSDLSALLPGGSLRTQWVANMDAMAAKLAYFQTNGVSILYRPFHEMNGSWCWYYTTNHANFRALWADLFNYFTTTKQLNNLIWIYAPNNNVVGDGAYTNYYPGTGYVDIVGADVYADNMVINDYSVIRTLAKPIMLTEFGTGHGVRGNSDPNLNGTFDYNLLAEKIRTTYPNVIGWLCWHDWNTTQLGWIYKSMYKNNYSNLINHSWVAWASDINY from the coding sequence ATGAAAATAACTATCCTGAAACTATTTGCATTGGTGCTGCTTAATTCAAGCTGTGCGAAACAGGAAAATAAAATTACGCGGGAACCCGCTTCGCGCGCCAATATGCTCATGGGCGCCAATCCTAAACTGAACAAAAGTACCGACTCCCTGCTCAGGTTCATCCAGAACCTGAAGAATCAACCGGGTAAACGGATACTGGCCGGACAGAACAGCAATATCTCCCATAAAACACAGTATAAACTGGGAGATGATCAGATCATTCATCCTTTTGCGCAGGCCACCGGAAAATATCCGGCTATTGTGGGCTCTGATTTTAATGATATAGATAACTGGAATTATCATTCCCCTTTTTTAAAAGACCTCAACAAGCTGCATGATTGCATCATTGAGATCTGCGGCGGGCTTAATAATCCCGGTGTTTCCAGCGGAAGCGACCTGAGTGCATTACTGCCAGGCGGCTCCCTGAGAACTCAGTGGGTAGCCAACATGGATGCTATGGCGGCGAAACTGGCTTACTTTCAGACAAACGGCGTGAGCATATTATACCGGCCTTTCCACGAAATGAATGGCAGCTGGTGCTGGTATTACACGACTAACCATGCAAACTTCAGAGCATTGTGGGCGGATCTTTTCAACTACTTCACCACCACCAAACAACTGAATAACCTTATCTGGATCTATGCACCCAACAACAATGTAGTGGGAGACGGCGCCTATACCAATTATTACCCTGGTACCGGTTACGTGGATATTGTGGGCGCTGATGTATATGCCGATAATATGGTGATCAATGACTACAGCGTGATAAGGACCCTGGCAAAACCTATTATGCTCACGGAATTTGGTACAGGCCACGGCGTAAGAGGAAACAGCGATCCAAACCTGAACGGCACTTTCGACTATAACCTGCTGGCAGAAAAGATCAGGACCACTTATCCAAATGTGATAGGCTGGCTCTGCTGGCATGACTGGAACACTACACAGCTGGGATGGATCTACAAATCCATGTACAAGAATAATTACAGCAACCTCATCAATCACAGCTGGGTAGCATGGGCCAGTGATATCAACTATTAA
- a CDS encoding helix-turn-helix domain-containing protein — protein sequence MGVKKFLLKNFIRGDEVFHLARVTIHSRHDLSLHRHDFAEIFWVESGSGTHLVNGCKIMLEPGHLVMIRPNDQHTFNAVRGGVTLMNLAFPMETLHHLRNRYFAGVDSFFWTRDIVPYQTLLAVSSIRRISQRAEEVLQNRKSSFYLDHLLLFIFRLLLDNDNLSADQKIPAWLNHAIRGYSTPVLFKQGVRGFADLAERNIDHVNRTVQRILHKTLTDLVTELRMNFASKQLSITNTPIKTICNDCGFTNLGHFYKTFKQVYQQTPSAYRKSSQTIV from the coding sequence ATGGGCGTCAAGAAATTTCTGTTAAAGAATTTTATAAGAGGCGATGAAGTGTTTCACCTGGCAAGGGTTACCATTCATTCCCGTCACGACCTGTCGCTGCACAGGCATGATTTTGCCGAGATCTTCTGGGTGGAGAGCGGAAGCGGTACCCATTTGGTCAATGGCTGTAAGATCATGCTGGAACCCGGCCACCTGGTGATGATCCGCCCTAATGACCAGCATACGTTCAATGCGGTCAGAGGAGGCGTTACGCTCATGAACCTCGCTTTTCCAATGGAAACTTTACACCATTTAAGGAACCGCTATTTTGCCGGTGTTGATTCATTTTTCTGGACCCGGGATATTGTTCCCTATCAGACACTGCTGGCGGTTTCGTCCATCCGCAGAATTTCTCAGCGGGCAGAAGAGGTGCTGCAGAACCGTAAATCCAGTTTTTACCTGGATCATTTGCTGTTGTTCATTTTCCGTTTATTGCTGGATAACGATAACCTGTCTGCCGATCAGAAAATACCTGCCTGGCTGAATCATGCCATCAGGGGTTATTCCACCCCGGTATTGTTTAAACAGGGTGTACGCGGTTTTGCCGACCTGGCGGAAAGGAATATAGATCATGTGAACAGAACAGTGCAAAGGATCCTGCATAAAACATTGACGGACCTGGTAACTGAACTGCGTATGAATTTTGCTTCCAAACAACTCTCCATCACCAACACACCTATCAAAACAATCTGCAACGATTGCGGGTTTACCAACCTCGGACATTTTTACAAAACCTTTAAGCAGGTATACCAGCAAACCCCTTCAGCATACAGGAAAAGCAGCCAGACTATTGTGTAA